The region cTCTTTTACATGCAATGTCAGTGAATGATGAACAGAGAGTGCCAAGCTCAGAAATGACAAATATAGCGCTATAAATATAGTCCAAAGGAGTcatgtgctatattccaagtgttccGAAGCCATAcgatagttttgtgtgaggaaaaaaaaatgtacactaccgttcaaaagtttggggtcagtaagaaaaagaaagaaagaaagaaatgcacacttttttttttcagcaaggatggattaaattgaccAAGAGTGATGATAAAGACtataacacaaaatttctatttcaaatgaaagctgttgttttaaactttctgttaatcATAGAATCCAGaacaaatgtatcacagtttccacaaaaatattaggcagcaacattgataatgataagaaatgagagaaaagcatatctgaatgatttctttCAGTatcaattaaaaactttttttttgcgcttattttattttttatagaattcgaagttaaagtcattttcagataACCAGAAGCCTGTTTTTTTGGcttatagtttgttttttgtgacaGTCTAGTaagtattattttctctttttgaatgttttgatcACAGTGACCTGTGTTTCTGTATCTTTTAGCTGGGCATCTGCTGAGTTTGATCTAGCTCAGATCAGATTGATCGTGTATCAAGACTGTGAGAGAAGAGGGCGGCAGGTTCTCTTTGACTCCAAAGCAATACATAAACTGGACGCATCCGAGCTGGTAGGTTGctaatgtggtgtgtgtgtgtgggggggagtGTGTATGAGCACTGTTTTGGGAGGAGTCACATGCTCTGTAATCCAGCTTGCTTGGATCTCATGACAGGTGTGACTGCTCAGCTAACTGGGTCAAAGTGTTTAACACTCGTGTGTGTGGGTTGAATCTTGGATTGGTACTGTTTACGGACTGATGATTTAATATGaagttggtgtgtgtgtatatatatatatatttatatttatatttatattttataatatatttatataatatatatatatatatatatatatatacacttcacATTAAGGGTGTTTTAAGGGGGTCTTGTCTTCAGAATTTACTTTCAGAAATCAGACAGCAATTCAGTCACAGTGAGGTAATAAGGACATAAGACGGATTCTACAATAAGACcctataataagaataaaatatggaAAACCTTGAATTGTTCCTGACTGTGTAGCACCTGCAGCACTGCGTGCCCTTCTGAAGAATCCCATCATTAGGAATGTTCAGCTGAGGTTTTTTAAGTCCGTGATCACAACGGTTTAACTTTAATGGTTTCTGCACAGCTTGTTTTATGATAGTGTTATCATaaaactggtatttttttttttttcacaacggTTTTCTCAGTTCACATGCGAAGGAAAATTGTCAAAAACAGGTCAAGTTATGACTTTTTGGCAAAATTATTTACTGCAAAATTGTTTTCTTGTGGATACTGTATTTTCTTCACAATATGCATACTATATTTTCACTGTAGAAATATTAAATCAAAGCTGAATATTATGTCAACCCATCTGTACTCATCCATCTAGACAGTTGTTATTGAATGTCTCTGGCTCTCTCTGAACAGAGTGTGATTTATTGTCAGTAAGTTGTCACATGATTGGTCTGTTTATTCAGCTCTTCAGCTTTTGtcacaaagagagagacagaataacagtgtgtgtgtgtgtgtgtgtgtgcgtgcgtgcgtgtgtattGCTATTGAATTGTGTCTTATAGTGGAATATTGCTGTTGCAAAACCACTTTTATACactgaatgcattcttgctgaatcaATGtatcaatttctaaaaaaaaaatataatcttgcttacctcaaaacttttgaacagcagctAACATTAGTCTTTAAATATGGATAGATGGTACACATTTAATCCAatcaaattgattttattatCTAATTGATTCTGTAATGACCTGGAATGACCAGTTGTTTCTTATATCTCATAGACTGCTGATGAAACCAAAACTCCCCCCAACCGGAGTGGTGCTTGCCATATCGGCAGCCAAGCAAGCGAGAAAGATAAGCCTCCTACATATCAGGTTTGTGTTGTAGCCACTGTCACGGAACgttatcattcaaaaaaatgttaaagcatACACTGTGTGTTTATGGGTAATTAGAacactttttttgtcacttttgtgtatgtatgtgtagtATACCAGACCGGCTTCAGACGTGAATATGCTTGGAGAAATGATGTTTGGCTCAGTTTCCATGAGTTATAAGGGCTCAACTCTTAAAATTCACCACATTCGGTGAGTATTTTGtgcaaatatgtgaccctggaccacaaaaccagtcttaagtcactggggtatatttgtagcaatagccaaaaatacattgtatgccaaaaatcattaggatattaagtaaagaatatgttccatgaagatattttgtaaattttctactgtaaatatataaaaacttaatttttgattggtaatatgcattactaagaacttcatttggacaattttaaaggcgattttctcaatatttagatttttttacaccctcagattccagattttcaaatagttgtatctcggccaaatattgtcctatcattaCAAACCATACATTAGCTTTCAGgtgaattttgaaaaattgacacttaagactgattttgtggtccaggggcacatataatatatttagcAGGAATCAGGACCTtagcgatgtgtgtgtgtgtgtgctaacaCTGTTGCTCTGTATGTGACAGGTCTCCACCACAGCTGatggtcagtaaggttttttctACACGGTTTGGAAGCAGCACCTCTGGAAGTACAAATACGTACGTGTCATGTTTCCTCTCATCTGCAATCTGCTGCTACATGAGCCTGCTCTCTATCTCTCATTGTCTCCATTTTATTTCTAACAGGCTGCAAGACAGTTTTGAGTCAGTGAGCCAAACTTTTCCTAGTCACACCAGTAGCATAGGTAAGATATGTACAAACACTTCTTCcttctttgtcatttttgcacactcttttccaaaacctagtgaccTGCTGAGTGCCTGCTGTACATAGGCAGctttttaaggcatcatagcTTTACTCCTGCCACTAAGGCTGTTCTAAAAGGTAGGTATCTTACTGAGGTTTTAAGGCAGGATTTCATGTACCTTTAACAAAGAGTCCCCAAACAGTCCCAGAATATACTGTACCAAGCTTAATAATGCCACTAACCTGCATTAtttcaatttgtattttaaatcatCGTTTACCAGCAGAATTCTTTGTGAAAAACTATATTACCTATGATTTAAAGAAGAAATGTCCACGAATTAATAGCAACAAGCAAAAGTCATCCGCTGGAACACCACTATCTTGTGATCACACatacgacagttagcggaagctagaggtttataaagttgtaaatatggatatttcagatcacttcagaaggcctttataaaccccccagagccatgtcgagcattttttatgatggatggacgcattattatttttccacataaaaatattaaaatatcttgagTTTGACCACAAAGCTTATtttaggcatttaaccaaaaacccactgACTTAGGGATGATGGAACCAAATGTGTAGAATGCTAACTTGTTTCCAAGTGTTGGCATGCAAAATACGTCATCCTTGCAGCACACTTGTTAGTGTGAGCATGCAGTTTTCCAAAGTGGTCCCTAATGAGGTTCCATTTTGGTCAGGATGCTGCCTTAGTAAGCAACTACCTATGTAGGCAGCATGGTAGCAAACCAGGTTTCTGAACAGCACTTTCATCTGTTTATTTTCTAAAGTCTTTCTCTGACTTTGATCCAAACATACCGTTTCTCAACATAGCCATATACCACTCCTCTTTTCAGGAGTTTGCCGCGTGCCTAGCGCTCCTCTGCTCTGCCTGGCTCGGAGCGCGTCTTTCTTTGCAGGTTTGTGTGGAATGCTGAAGCCGTGTGAGCATGTGTTGatctcacatgcacacattttGTTTCTGCTGTGTGCTTGACTGTTTAGCCATTAATTGATTTTGGGTCCCTCACATAATGCACTTCCTCTGCCTCCATTCCTATTTTGCACCTGGTTTTAACATACTCTGGTGATGCGGTCACAACAGCTATGACAGAATGTTATTTACACCTACAACTGATATGCATCCTGTGATCggattgtgaaatattttgtacCCTATTCACATCTGTATTTAGCACCATACACTTGTGATTGGATCACTGAAATGGATGTTATTAAGTGTGAACAGAGTCAGTGTCATTGTGGGTCAGCATCATTTTTACGGATGGGACTGCAAGGTTTCTAGGTTATGGGGTTAACTACGTGCTTTCAGATGGGTGCACACTTTTGCaggtgtttggtgtgtgtgtgtgtgtctgtgggatACTAACCTGCATGCTCTTTTGAAATGGGCTTGGGAACCCAACACCTTCATCAAATCATCCACAGCGTGAAGCAATGCAGACACACTTCTTAACGTTTTTCAGAATGTGGTTAAATGTGAGGGAGTAATgactctattttttatttttttttagcccaCAGTAATCCAGTGGACATGCCAAGCAGAGGACACAGTGAGGATGGAGACAGTGGCATCGCTCGCTCAGGTATGCACACATTTTTAAAGGACAAAGTCAGAGCATACTTAATGCAGATTCAGATTGTCCAAAGCATGGCAAGTGAATGGTCCCTTTGAGCATACgttaccgttcaaaggtttggggtgagtaataattgtttatttttgaataaataaatatttttatttagcaaggattctgtttcaaatatatgctgaaatcatgcagccttggtgagcatatgagacgtcttttaaaaacatcttagcaaccccaaacttttgaatggtaatgtattacTTGGGCATTCATTCTTACATTGTGGGGGAAACAAACCTCAATACGCAAGTATTAAACGTCTTTGCTATTAAACCAGTGATGTTATTATTTAGACAGCTATAAACATGGCACAGTATCTCTgtatcaaactttttttatttattggtattggttatttattgattttaatgattcattgatagtggatatttaattgtgcatggtAATTTTCCCTACTTATATATTTAAGGATATacttatcagtgtgtgtgtgtgtatgtatagatatatactgtatatgtgtgtattttatatatatatatatatatatatatgtgtatatatatacatatatatatatatatatatatatacatatatatatatatacatatatatatacatatatatatacatatatatacacaataataaacacattttcttaAGTATATACAtacgcgtgtgtgtgtttatatatgtacatacacatttttttttttacaacactaatacatacattcatatatacacatacacacacacacacacacacacacgcacacacacacacacacatatatatatatacacacacacacatgttataaattgtataataaactaataatttaatattactcttaaatgtaatctatatcatttttcatactgtaagttgtgatgtctaaattcatgtgtagcatttaaaattattgattgtttgttttgagtgttttatttgtaaattatttagacaaaaatatCAGGGTGATATTGATATTTATCAGTTACGTGTCATGACATAAAGATAATTGCTTTcgctttatttttcacaaatatattgtttgtgtgtgaattttgtgtaaatattggataaaaaattcaaatgtttgtataaatgtaaataatctggtgtactttttatttacctccattaaaagtatatttcagttttgttaaatatgTACTGACCTagaggctatccaagatgtagatgagtttgtttcttatttatcagaacagatttggagaaatttagcattacatctcttgTTAAGCAAGGGAtcatctgcagtaaatgggtgccattgGAATATTTTAACTGTCTTCAAATGATTTCAAGCTCAAAATCTGTTTCGAACAGTTCATTTAAGTTGTGTTTGGCACATACACTAAATATTAGTTGACCGGTATTATTAGCCTCATAAATGTTGCCTGTGAACTCCCACTTTTCGCTTCTGCAGCATCTCTGAGCAGTCTGTTGGCCACTCCCCTACCGTCACCTGGATCCTCCTTCAGTAGTGGCTGTGCCAGCAGTTATCAACGGCGATGGCACCGTAGCCAGGCCACCAGTCTTCAGCATGGCCCCATGCCTCGCTGGTAAGCGTAAATATTTGTACGAGTAAGGGAGATATGAAAAATACAGAGAGCAGATATGTTAgatatgtttttgtgtatgtCTGTGCATCAGGAACACTGAAGAAATGTTCAACTTGTCTGACGAGAGCTGCAACTCCAACCCTGCGATGATCCGGAGGAAGAAGATTgccatcagcatcatcatcagcctgccagagagagaagaggaaaacCACAATTTTCAGGAGTTTTTCTTCTCCCACTTTCCTCTGTTTGAATCTCACATGAACAAACTCAAGACTGCCATCGAGAGGGTAAGTGTGGAAGTGCAGGAGAGTGATTTGTCATATTAACCAGTTTTGACCAAACAAATAGATTCAACAATGTATTGCAGTTCTTTCTCAGATGTTTGTggatttatttgcaaaaattcttcatcagaatttaaaatgtcaaattgttTTTTCAGAAAAGTATATTTTGCCCAATTATTCTGTTTATATGGGTGGGTCAGAGCAAACATGTTTGTACAGCTATAATGCAGAATCTAGGGTGAACATACGTCCTTTTTTTCTGGACATGTCTGGGGGGGATTTCTAAGTTGGTTAAAATTTCCAGGTTCCAAATGACATGCTCTCTACAGtcctaatatattaaatattatacatgtaGGTCAGTTGACATTTATGCTGGAAGCAGCTTCCTGAATCAAAATTGTGAtaggtctttttttattattaaatatttaaacaaagttTAAACTCTTGGTTTGTTTTTTCAGGCAATGATTGTGTGCAGAAGGATAGCAGAGTCCAGTCAGAGAGTACAGGTCTATCTGTGTCGAGTGATGGAAGCACTGGGAGAATTCAGGTGTTGAAATCATcacattttgtgtatatttgataTCTTAACCTTCAGTTTACTATTTTTTCTGTACGCAGTCAGCAAGAATCAGTGGCATTTGAATGAAACAATTACTGTAGTATTAATGTGTTTTCTTGTTCTGCCACTTTAAAACTACAGAAAAATTTATCTTGGTGCCTGTTACAGTATTAAACTTTCTTTATGATTTATGACCAACTTGGATCATAAGATATTGTTATAGAGGCCCTCAAGTTTGAGAGATGTGAGTCATAAGAGTCAGTTCAAGCTTTGGTTTGAGTCTCATCTGGTTCCCTGTTGGATGTAGGATGACGGTGTGGAACCTGTACATGGCTCCCCGCATCAGCGAGCCAGTCTGGCTTTCCATGATATCCCAGAGTACCGAGCGAAACCTGCTGTGTCAGCGCTTCCTGAAGGAGATGAGTTTGCTGATGGACCATGGAGTCAAGAGCCAGTCAGTGATCTTTAACCTTAAACGTATTACTTCAAATCTTTAACCCTGTTCCTTTGCTAGTACTGTGTAATCAGTAGGATAATTGGAAAATCAGTTATTTGTTTCCGTCACCATCCCTGATCCTAAGCGTGTCAGGAAACACAACTGGCCAGGTGTGTCTGTGTGACAGCCAGTCATCATGAGTAACTTCCTCTTGATTGGGTTATGTTGAGGTCTGATGGGACATCtctgaactgttcctttatttTGTTCTAGGTTTCTATCAGCTCTCCTTACTGCTGTTCTTACACATCACTTAGCCTGGGTTCCTACGGTGATGCCCAGCAGcctgccaccaatcaaaactgcCTGCCAGAAACCTGCCTCTCAGACAGTGGATCTTTTGGCAAAATCTCACCCATACAACCCACTGTGGGCTCAGTTAGGTAAGAATGCGGACAATATATAAATTAGTACAGGCGGGTGGTATGATCAAAAGAATGCATTTTGTCTGTTTATGATGGACATGATTGAAAAGctaatattaatcatattaaatgAATCATGAGTTTGGCAGCAGTGCAAAAACAGCTTTATAGTATTCAACACGTAagttaataataaagaaacaaaactaagattataaaacagatttataaaaacaattccAAATTCTTATTGGATgagccaaatgtaaaaaaaaaaaatcaatattaatataaattcggtgtatatatatatatgtgtgtgtatatatatgtgtgtgtggtatataaattatacacacatatatatgtgtgtgtgtgtgtatatatatatatgtgtgtatataatatatatatatatatatatatatatatatatatatatatatatatgtttttattaatatttatgtgtttttttttgttttttttttttttttttttatttttttttttttttttttttttttttttttttgtatgtatgtgtgtgtgtgtatatttatatgtttttatataaatcgccatcacctgcttt is a window of Cyprinus carpio isolate SPL01 chromosome B1, ASM1834038v1, whole genome shotgun sequence DNA encoding:
- the fnip2 gene encoding folliculin-interacting protein 2 isoform X4, which produces MESSWASAEFDLAQIRLIVYQDCERRGRQVLFDSKAIHKLDASELTADETKTPPNRSGACHIGSQASEKDKPPTYQYTRPASDVNMLGEMMFGSVSMSYKGSTLKIHHIRSPPQLMVSKVFSTRFGSSTSGSTNTLQDSFESVSQTFPSHTSSIGVCRVPSAPLLCLARSASFFAAHSNPVDMPSRGHSEDGDSGIARSASLSSLLATPLPSPGSSFSSGCASSYQRRWHRSQATSLQHGPMPRWNTEEMFNLSDESCNSNPAMIRRKKIAISIIISLPEREEENHNFQEFFFSHFPLFESHMNKLKTAIERAMIVCRRIAESSQRVQVYLCRVMEALGEFRMTVWNLYMAPRISEPVWLSMISQSTERNLLCQRFLKEMSLLMDHGVKSQFLSALLTAVLTHHLAWVPTVMPSSLPPIKTACQKPASQTVDLLAKSHPYNPLWAQLGDLYGALGSPVRVCRTVVVGRRRELVQRVLYILSYFIRCSDLQEHVQPQGQRENLDNPVNPCISQTTDPTPFPTKPDPLKPAACVIEKALNPESVPSTSVELNNDTLVTDTKSTNPSSSPESSTVRPECTEMGQECFGEDSDSVGGGLEHILANQSPLLHRVQFHIGSPRETENEGQAGGLSGAGCGRGLDRKSHQRLLTDIRRNESSDSALGDSDDEETSPRELYMATEQKEYELPLPSYQAESRASVNHFGRSLLGGYCPQYMPDFALHGISSDLSLKQCLMSDLEHTVLHPALDEPVAEALCIVADTDRLSVQVVTSQRRVCEGGRLGRDVMVSNLVHTLITSVLQLYALNIASDFCVMHLEDQLQELYFKSRSLAEYLIGQTRVHVKELRLALGIESSDIPLLAAVASTHSPYVAQILL